The following nucleotide sequence is from Mytilus edulis chromosome 13, xbMytEdul2.2, whole genome shotgun sequence.
AATTGAGGTGCTGAATTTTGGTACTTCCTATTTTCCTTTTTCGTTGGGTACTTGGATGTTGGTTATTGATGCGTTGAATTTTGGTACTTCctcttttccttttttgtttggTACTTGGATGTTGGTGATTGATGCGTTGAATTTCGGTACTTCCTCTTTTCCTTTTTTGTAGGGTACTTGGATGTTGGTGGTTGATGCGTTGAATTTTGGTACTTCCTCTTTCCTTTTTCGTGTGAAGacttatgcggtatgggctttgctcattgttgaaggccgtacggtgacatatagttgttaatgtttgtgttattttgggcgtttgtggatagttgtctcattggcaatcataccacatcttcttttttatattgataaataatagttatacttccaaataaatgtaaaatttaaactctacatgatttaaaaaatattcgaCATTTATTTTTCTTAGGGGTTGGTGTTTCtcattaaggttcatgtggaccctaaggctaaaatggccgtattttcacctcaaaattttctctaagtacaggcaaacctgtgcatctggaaaagttttaaggtatagcatgccctagataaatagaattcaaatgcattgtataattaagaaaattcataacttaactggattttgccgtacactttttttcgtctctgcagaagatgataaaattaacaaacagttgagtttaccttgacatggtccactcaggtaaacagtttaaataaccaattattgtcaggtatctattgtccatctaatgtccatgtcaattaaaaatgctCACTTTAACTTTTACccgtggggaagttctcaaacctgtttctcaacttagtttattttggcaccttctggagatatgaaaaaaagtgtacggcaaaatcctggtaagtttttttttctaaaacataaaacatacttaaaattcatttatctagGCCATGCTATGCCTGAATTTGTTTACAGATCCacaggttagtctgtactcagagtaaattgtgagctgaaaatacggccattttagccatagggtccacatgaaccttaaacaaAAAAGTGTGATAAATGTAATATATTAATGTCTTTCTCTTATTCTTTTCTAATACAAAGCTCACTCTTTTAGATATCCCACAATATTCAATGGAACAAGTTTAAATgtgaaaattgttttatattatattttatcatttatcatttataaatgacAAAGTTGTTATCACTACCGTTCCATGGCTTTATCCAAACATTCccagaaaatgttattttcattaaacGTGTCTGTTTTACGAATGTGGTCATTGGCATTCAATACCATCATTTGAAGAACACATTGCGGTATTTCTGTTTTGGTTATAATTTAACCAggtttataacaattattcttGCTTGTAATCCCAGGAAATGTTCAATTCCAACAGTAGCTTCATAGTATGCCCAATCATTGTTCACAAACTCTTTTGAAACCACTAAGATTATCTTTTTGCATTTTGGAATTGAATGGTTTAAAGCAAAAAGTCTATGTTCTCCAGCAAGGACATCTCCTCTTTCTAACAAAAGAAGTTTATAATTCCGTCTCTCTTCGAGAAATATGCGCAAAGGTCCACATGGTCCATATACCCATTTATAGTCGCCATCGCAATAAGCTACATATGCATCATATTCAAGTGATTCTTCTTTTGACTTCCGGAAAAGTGGATTGGCCATtccgataaataaacaaaagtattgtaGGTGCAATTTGTAACGATATCCAATTAGAATAACTAATAGAAGCACACCGAATAAAGTTGCAGAAATGATAACCCATACTGTCGTAATACATCTTATTCTCATAATTCGCAATTGATTGTAGACAACATTTGTTGTTGTAATATTTCCATCGTTTTCGACACACGAATAGCTACCATTGCTGTCAAGTTTCACTTTAGTAGTAAATAACCATTCTACAAAATCTAATGAAGCACAAGTACAAACAAGAGGGTTGCCCTCTAAGAAGACAGTCATTGTTCGATTTGATTTTTTGAAGAGCACTTCAATTGCGTCAGTTTCGTTAGTTGTCAAGTAGGCTATCTTGTTATTTCTGATGTTTAGGAAACTAAGAAGGTTCAAGTCTGCTAGATTTAATGGAATACTTGTGAAAAAATATCCTTCAAGCATCAAACACTGTAAACCGTctaattgacttttaaatgttgCAGTTCTGAATTGGTCTTCAAATGCATTTCTTGAAAAGTCTATATACTGCAAACGTTTGAGTCCAGAGAGGAATTTACCTTGGTGATCCTCTATAAGACCAACACTTAGTGAAGAACTTTGCATTATTAACTGTTCCAAATTGACGGCAGATTTCAGAAGGTTGTGATTTAAAAGTCCGCATTTGAAATGTGAAACATTAAGTATTACCACGTTCTGAAGTCCATTAAATGTGTAGTTGCAGTCCGCAAGTGATGTGTATGTAAAATCAATGATTTTCAATCGTGTGATACCCTTGAATGTTATACTGTTGATCATGCCAAAATCATGGCCAATTATAAAGGAGGCGTTTAAGAATTCGAGAGAAGAAGGAAGTCTTATTGAGTAATCTTTTTGCTTATCAGTTTTAAGACCATGGTCTCTCGTTCGTATAGAACTCTCACtcttttgtttttgaacattTTGTATAAAGTTACCACTAATTAAAGATATGTCTATTCTCTTGATATTgataaagaaattgaaatataaaaagatatattcCTGGTGAAAATCAAATCTATTCTTACTTAAGTCTAAAGTCTCAAGACAGTTTCTGTATTTCATTTTCTGGAAGGCGTATGCATCTATAAGCCTGATATCGTTGTCTCTTAAAGAAAATCTTTTTACGCATATGTTACCGATATATGCAAATAGATCAGCAGAAATGACGTATTCGCCGTAACTTTTGAAATTATCGCTCAAATCCAATTCATCCATCTGTCGATTTTCAAACACACGTAAAGCTTGAATTTGTAAAGTATTTGATAATTTCGAGAATCTTTGACCTAGCGTACTAAGACTAGAAAGTACTTCTAACGGTGCAAAAGTATCGATTTCTATTTCTCGTATACCGCCATTGATACATAAATCCTTTAATGGCGTCATTTTAAATGAATCAAATGTATAGTTATGTATAACATAACCTTCATAATCGGAATGGAAATAATGAAGATTTTTCATGACAGAAAATATCTCCGCGAATGATCCATTTGACGGTCCACCATAAGTAAACACctttgttaaatttaaaacatcCGACCACGCCTCTCTCGGATACGTTGACAGCAAGTCATGTGATATATAAAGTACTTGTAAGTCATCTAGTGGTTCAAATATATTCCCTCGAAAAAATACAGTTAACGCAAAGAAATAGTAAACGTTGTAGTATCACCATTTTTCAAACCAATTGTAAATCTTTTACTTTTAATATCCTTATTTTGGAGTACATAACCACAAAATTTAGTAATATTCTcctttcattaaacatttaaatttttaaatatatatatagatttcaAAAACGGAGCCACTCAAgcaataatcaaaatatttaaatatatatataacggaAAATTTCATATCTAAAGTTTATTATTGATATGTTACCAAGGTGATACTTGTTTGATGGAAGGTAAACATGAAGTGCAGGCGATTACATGAAATAGAAACCGACTGCCTGATTCATCCTCATTTTATCGTCGgtccatttaacatgtttaaaagaaattattataTCATAAAACGAATTATAATCAAATCACGTGACACGATTTTTAAAGATTCACTAAAACGTCtgttcatttaacatgttttaaattaattttacagACCAAGAAACGTGCATATGATTGGATACTCAATCCACTcagaatatttgttattttgggtaatatttcacttaaatagcaagaaattttaacacatgagatTACTTACAAGTTCAAAGGTGCATGTACAGCTTCCCATATTAGGTGCAATACCAcaattgattttcccctattagtctttgttaaatttgcacttttcaaaaaaaatgtgcagaatttatctttgtttcaaataaagaaatacttggcatgagtaaagttttatcctgtccagtactaaggaaaaaaatcacagaacatttcattgcatatcaGAAAATAACCATCAATGTTTAGttaccatgtaacctcaagatttaAAAATATTCTAGAGAAAtcctaaataaaatataatggtgttttgaaatacccaacacatatgtttatgacacagaaatgtctTCTTCAGTAATAGCACGATTTGAaataaatcatgtcaatatatgCCAATTAAAACACTATCAAAATCTTTAAGTTTATCCAATTTAAGCGAACATCacagacgctggtacaattttttaaattttcaaatacgacgcaaagactacaaagatatgccaaaatcCCATTTCAAGAAGATAGTCGCGGGGCAGAATATGTGATCTTTTAAATGTCAGAAACAACTAAAAAATCATAAAGAGGATCAAACAGACGATGAAATAAATCCATGTATGTATGCAACAGGAAATGACAATTGTTATATTAGAGCATTTCAGAAATACATGAGTCAAAGGTATACAACAAGTACTCATTATTTCCGGCAACCGCGGGCAAAAGTAAACAAGGATATAATATTACTTGGTGTACATCACGGCCTGTTGGAGAAAAAATGCTTAATGACATGATGAAACAAATATCTACAGAAGCCAAACTCAGTAACATTTAAACTAACCATTGTGTTCGCGCTACCACAGTTACTGTCTTGTCCCATGCTGGAGTTTCCAACAGGGAAATCATGAAAATTAAATTACAGGACATAAGTGTGAGAGCAGCCTCGACTAGTACAATGCCGACTCTTCTGAAGCCCAAAAGAGAAAATACTCGGGAATCCTGCAAAGAAAACCGCCAAGTAATTAAACTGCCACATCTATCAAAACCCTGTCAATGTCTTACCTGTACCTCTTTAAGCGCCACATTGTCGTCCGTCTGTACCGTATAACATGAACATGTTGCAGAACATCAACACCAGAATGTCGGTTCCTACTTACAGCAAACAGTTCGAAATAAACCATTCTTCCGTTCAGATCTACCATGTACCACAGCAATGATCATTGTAGACTCAATATGGTTGACTTCTTCAAGGATATAGACGGAGTTGAGAAGAGCTGCACTTCCAAAACATTAGTGGTTGCCGCCATCTCACTTCTTGATAAAAATTTGTTTAAGCTTGAATCGTGAGCTTTATttacttaaggaatgactgtgataattttctgtctataaagaaataacataaacaatttggtgcacactgaataacgcgcgtagcgggtttttaacagtgtgcatcacatttttaatgttatttcaaatagacagaaacaTTTTACAGTCATTTcctataatttaattctaaattccattttaaaccatagaaaaccataaaaaaacgttgatgacgtcacggtcacatgactaaattatgtctatgggctcataacaaaataacgtaaACCAaacacgttacatccaaaattaaattattattctATAACCGATATTTCATTgccaaaaaacaaaatatttgatatatctttACCAGTtagttgtttatttaaaaaaatattttaaaaaatttcttcTTGGGACTA
It contains:
- the LOC139501973 gene encoding single Ig IL-1-related receptor-like, with the protein product MANPLFRKSKEESLEYDAYVAYCDGDYKWVYGPCGPLRIFLEERRNYKLLLLERGDVLAGEHRLFALNHSIPKCKKIILVVSKEFVNNDWAYYEATVGIEHFLGLQARIIVINLVKL